A portion of the Anaerolineae bacterium genome contains these proteins:
- a CDS encoding DUF4388 domain-containing protein: protein MNKELILTHNDLLVLGLLIDRPMHGYEILQHIQAVGIDLWWSVSPAAIYYSLTKLHRQGLVVEVRTHGEGPERSVYHITDKGLDAFFVRMEEALASQEPTRSDYDLGIFFLNKFPQERAIKFLERRLEFLRHREQELNEAQRQAQGDPLHYAILARNATCTRVEREWLEGIIRHLRGEEVFYGGLLILKGELRNFHLPDLIKLIASGHHSGTLYVTDGESIRSISFHEGRPVCATSQRPEGPIRDPEQILNDIYDLFRWQEGTFTFDQRVGPPEGCLILRMSAENLLLNGARWVDNWTIIQRVVPSSEAIFERVDGKGQQEDLVLTEEERRVWEFLDGTRTVAEVAQICNLTEFETSKIIYTLYVAGLSLPGSLDKVRLRRAFREFAELLCQATKPFRAGPEDFTCEEEVNKRAAALPIRFHRSRIEDHTDPSLRIEELARMYRLFLQIQQEVIRERFGKAILEGLIQQATKQINPPLKEVLQRYKVL from the coding sequence ATGAATAAAGAGCTGATTCTTACCCACAATGATCTGCTGGTTCTGGGTCTTCTTATAGACCGGCCCATGCATGGTTACGAAATCCTTCAGCACATTCAGGCTGTGGGTATAGACCTCTGGTGGAGTGTGAGCCCAGCAGCTATCTATTATTCCTTGACCAAACTCCACCGCCAGGGGCTGGTGGTGGAAGTCCGTACTCACGGTGAAGGGCCAGAGCGCAGTGTTTACCACATAACCGATAAAGGGCTTGATGCTTTCTTCGTCAGGATGGAAGAAGCGCTCGCTTCGCAGGAGCCAACACGCTCCGATTACGACCTGGGTATATTTTTCCTCAACAAATTTCCTCAGGAAAGGGCCATTAAATTTTTAGAGCGCAGGCTGGAATTCCTGCGTCACCGGGAACAGGAACTCAATGAAGCCCAGCGCCAGGCCCAGGGAGATCCTCTCCACTATGCTATTCTTGCCCGCAATGCTACTTGTACGCGAGTGGAAAGAGAATGGCTGGAAGGGATTATCCGCCACTTGCGCGGCGAAGAGGTTTTCTACGGGGGGCTGCTCATCCTCAAAGGAGAATTGCGAAACTTCCATCTCCCTGACCTTATAAAGCTAATTGCTTCCGGTCACCACAGCGGTACCCTATACGTAACGGATGGAGAGTCAATTCGTTCTATTTCTTTCCACGAGGGGCGGCCGGTGTGTGCCACTTCCCAGAGGCCTGAGGGACCAATTAGGGATCCTGAGCAAATTTTAAACGATATATACGACCTTTTCCGTTGGCAGGAGGGAACTTTTACCTTTGATCAGCGGGTTGGCCCTCCGGAAGGCTGTCTCATCCTTAGAATGAGTGCAGAGAACCTCCTTCTCAACGGTGCACGCTGGGTAGATAACTGGACCATAATCCAGCGTGTGGTACCTTCTTCAGAGGCTATCTTTGAGCGGGTAGATGGCAAAGGGCAACAGGAAGATCTGGTCTTAACTGAAGAAGAACGAAGGGTGTGGGAATTTCTTGATGGCACCCGCACTGTGGCCGAAGTGGCGCAGATTTGCAATCTAACGGAATTTGAAACCAGTAAAATCATCTACACCCTCTATGTGGCTGGCCTGTCGCTCCCGGGAAGCCTGGACAAAGTTCGCCTGCGGAGGGCGTTCCGGGAGTTTGCGGAACTTCTGTGTCAGGCTACCAAACCTTTCCGTGCTGGCCCGGAAGATTTCACATGTGAAGAAGAGGTGAACAAACGTGCCGCTGCGCTCCCGATCCGTTTCCATCGCAGCCGCATTGAAGATCACACCGACCCATCATTGCGCATAGAAGAGCTGGCCAGAATGTATCGCCTTTTCCTTCAGATCCAGCAGGAAGTAATTCGGGAGCGGTTCGGTAAGGCAATACTGGAAGGACTGATTCAGCAGGCTACGAAGCAGATCAATCCCCCCTTGAAGGAAGTGCTCCAGCGCTACAAGGTGCTTTAA
- a CDS encoding 3-oxoacid CoA-transferase, which translates to MVARNYNLTELMICVASRLMPDSTTVFIGTGIPMLAAALAQKLHAPNLIPIFEFGGIGATLEELPLAVGEYNTFRKALAASGICDIMETAARGFIEYGFIGGAQIDPYGNVNSTVIGDYHRPKVRLPGSGGANDVGSLCWRIIIIMRHDRRRFVEKVDFITTPGYLWGPGAREAVGLPRGSGPYRVVSNLALLGFDEETKRMKLLATHPGITVQEVIENTGFELIIPEKVEQTEPPTEEELKVLREEIDPTGLYISKG; encoded by the coding sequence ATGGTAGCCAGGAATTATAACCTTACAGAACTGATGATTTGCGTGGCCTCGCGCCTCATGCCCGATTCCACCACAGTCTTTATAGGCACCGGCATCCCGATGCTGGCAGCAGCCCTGGCCCAGAAGCTTCATGCTCCCAATCTGATCCCCATCTTTGAATTTGGAGGGATTGGAGCCACCTTGGAAGAGCTTCCTCTCGCTGTAGGCGAATATAACACCTTCCGCAAGGCCCTCGCTGCTTCAGGTATATGCGATATTATGGAAACAGCTGCCAGAGGGTTTATAGAGTATGGCTTCATAGGGGGGGCTCAAATTGACCCTTACGGGAACGTTAATTCCACAGTCATTGGCGATTACCACAGACCGAAGGTAAGACTTCCAGGAAGCGGTGGAGCCAATGATGTGGGTTCCCTCTGCTGGCGTATCATAATAATAATGCGCCACGACCGACGCCGTTTTGTGGAAAAAGTGGATTTCATAACAACGCCAGGCTACCTCTGGGGACCAGGCGCAAGGGAAGCAGTGGGCCTGCCCAGAGGCTCAGGCCCCTACCGTGTGGTCTCAAATTTAGCCCTCCTGGGGTTTGATGAAGAAACCAAGAGGATGAAGCTCTTAGCCACACACCCCGGCATTACTGTCCAGGAAGTAATAGAAAACACAGGTTTTGAACTGATAATCCCTGAAAAGGTGGAGCAGACCGAACCACCCACTGAGGAAGAGCTCAAGGTTTTGCGGGAGGAAATAGACCCTACCGGCCTTTACATCTCTAAGGGTTAA
- a CDS encoding CoA transferase subunit A — protein MLEFEIVEEGQGKLIQPPDLEAFREWNRQKPKALVDKLMTEQEAVSRFIHDGDYLATELYGTVRCPMSLTREIIRQGKKDLRIAGQGVLELDLLLAAGLVKQVEITYIGLEVYGVSSALRRAVESGQVEVVSDWSNAAIAWRFKAAAMGVPFIPVRSMLGSDTLKSSATKVVKCPFTGQKVALLPALIVDVAIIHVHKADRYGNAQIEGISGFAFELARAAKRLIISAEEIIPTEEIRRYPDRTIIPYFLVDAVVHAPFGSHPGEMCYLYARDEELIKEWAEASQTEEGARAYLDKYVYSVRNHQEYLEKIGWERLEKLRERAEKRR, from the coding sequence ATGCTGGAATTTGAGATAGTGGAAGAGGGACAGGGCAAGCTCATACAACCTCCAGATCTGGAAGCTTTCCGGGAGTGGAACCGTCAAAAGCCCAAAGCCCTTGTTGATAAGCTCATGACAGAGCAGGAAGCTGTAAGCCGCTTCATCCACGACGGCGACTATCTGGCCACCGAGCTTTACGGCACTGTGCGCTGTCCCATGTCTCTAACCCGCGAGATTATCCGCCAAGGCAAGAAGGACCTCCGGATAGCGGGGCAGGGGGTGCTGGAGCTGGATTTGCTCCTGGCGGCGGGCCTGGTCAAACAGGTGGAAATAACCTACATAGGCCTGGAAGTGTATGGGGTTTCCAGTGCCTTACGGCGGGCAGTAGAAAGTGGCCAGGTTGAGGTGGTCTCCGATTGGTCCAATGCAGCCATAGCCTGGCGCTTTAAAGCTGCTGCTATGGGTGTCCCCTTCATTCCCGTCCGCTCTATGCTCGGAAGTGATACCCTTAAATCCAGTGCGACCAAAGTGGTGAAATGTCCCTTTACGGGCCAGAAAGTAGCGCTGCTTCCAGCCTTAATAGTAGACGTAGCCATAATCCATGTCCACAAAGCAGACCGCTACGGCAATGCTCAAATTGAAGGAATAAGCGGGTTTGCTTTTGAGCTGGCCCGCGCTGCCAAGCGCCTTATAATAAGCGCTGAAGAAATAATCCCCACTGAAGAAATCCGGCGCTATCCGGACCGCACCATAATTCCCTACTTTCTGGTGGACGCAGTAGTCCATGCTCCTTTTGGCTCCCATCCTGGAGAGATGTGTTACCTCTATGCCCGAGATGAAGAGCTCATAAAAGAATGGGCTGAGGCTTCTCAGACCGAAGAAGGAGCCAGGGCTTACCTTGACAAATACGTATACAGCGTCCGAAATCACCAGGAGTATCTGGAAAAAATTGGATGGGAGAGGCTGGAGAAACTCAGGGAGAGAGCTGAGAAAAGGAGGTAA
- a CDS encoding Zn-ribbon domain-containing OB-fold protein, whose amino-acid sequence MATTEKVKRISDIRTWEGEIPLYARYTVGLAGERFFREIKDNARIMGTKCLRCNILYVPARLYCERCFSGLEEWVEVPPRGEVHTFTVLHQDLEEEPLEKPLILAFVKLEGADGGLVHYLGEVDPGEVYIGMKVEAVFKPAEEREGGITDIKYFRPTGGKYAGI is encoded by the coding sequence ATGGCTACGACGGAGAAGGTTAAACGCATTTCCGATATAAGAACCTGGGAAGGCGAAATACCCCTTTACGCCCGGTATACTGTTGGTTTAGCCGGGGAGCGCTTCTTCCGGGAGATAAAAGACAATGCCAGAATAATGGGGACAAAGTGTCTCCGCTGTAATATCCTCTACGTCCCGGCACGCCTTTATTGCGAACGCTGCTTTTCCGGGCTGGAAGAATGGGTGGAGGTTCCGCCCCGGGGAGAAGTTCATACCTTTACTGTCCTCCACCAAGATCTGGAGGAAGAGCCCCTGGAAAAACCCCTGATTTTAGCCTTCGTAAAACTTGAAGGAGCCGACGGCGGCCTTGTGCATTACCTCGGTGAAGTGGATCCTGGGGAAGTATACATAGGAATGAAAGTGGAGGCCGTCTTCAAGCCTGCTGAGGAGCGAGAAGGGGGAATAACAGATATAAAGTATTTCAGGCCCACGGGAGGAAAATATGCTGGAATTTGA
- a CDS encoding Zn-ribbon domain-containing OB-fold protein, producing the protein MTMHIKEFPGTYVKEEDFEEGKVLYTTWYPKLCYAWDAGVAIGRYLKELKEGRIVGRKCRKCRRVVVPPRMFCEHCFRPTDEWVYLRDTGTVLTFSICYVTWDMVRIKEPQIPAVIQIDGASKGMGIMHLLGEVEPDEVKVGMRVKAVWKPPEERIGAITDILYFKPLKE; encoded by the coding sequence ATGACGATGCATATAAAAGAATTCCCGGGGACATACGTCAAAGAAGAAGACTTTGAAGAGGGCAAAGTCCTGTATACCACCTGGTATCCCAAACTGTGCTATGCCTGGGATGCAGGAGTAGCCATAGGACGTTACCTTAAAGAGCTTAAGGAGGGACGCATTGTGGGGCGGAAATGCCGGAAATGCCGCAGGGTCGTGGTGCCCCCGCGGATGTTCTGTGAGCACTGTTTCCGCCCCACCGACGAATGGGTTTACCTTAGAGACACAGGCACCGTCCTGACTTTCTCCATCTGCTACGTAACCTGGGATATGGTTCGGATAAAAGAGCCCCAGATTCCCGCTGTTATCCAGATTGATGGCGCCTCTAAGGGGATGGGAATAATGCACCTTCTTGGAGAAGTGGAGCCAGATGAAGTGAAAGTGGGGATGCGGGTCAAAGCTGTCTGGAAGCCGCCGGAGGAGCGAATCGGAGCTATAACGGACATACTTTATTTTAAACCCCTGAAAGAATAA
- a CDS encoding phosphate-starvation-inducible PsiE family protein, which produces MKKPTLDDAWKLTENLIYIAVGLLLAATAVAVILSAVQHFIKALEEGALFKEVLHILDSLLVVLMLVEILHTVGISVRQHELSCEPFLIIGLIAAIRRILIITAEQSRLILEGNFEMFRAILLELAVLSFMIFIIVGSLYLLRRRGSSSNPEKGGCP; this is translated from the coding sequence GTGAAAAAGCCAACTCTGGATGATGCGTGGAAACTTACCGAAAATTTAATTTATATTGCTGTAGGCCTTTTACTGGCAGCAACAGCTGTAGCAGTCATCCTCTCAGCGGTGCAGCACTTCATCAAGGCTTTAGAAGAAGGGGCTCTATTCAAAGAGGTGCTCCACATACTGGATTCTCTGCTGGTAGTCCTTATGCTGGTGGAAATCCTTCACACGGTGGGCATATCGGTCCGCCAGCATGAACTATCCTGTGAGCCCTTTCTGATAATCGGGCTCATTGCGGCGATACGGCGCATCCTCATCATCACAGCTGAACAATCTCGCCTCATCTTAGAGGGCAACTTTGAGATGTTCCGGGCCATCCTGCTTGAGCTTGCCGTTCTGTCCTTCATGATCTTCATAATCGTGGGTTCCCTTTATTTACTGAGGCGCCGTGGGAGTTCCTCTAATCCTGAGAAAGGAGGCTGCCCATGA
- a CDS encoding isoaspartyl peptidase/L-asparaginase: MKPAILVHGGAAKVPSEILTAREEGCRRAVQAGWKILERGGSALDAVEAAVMVMEEDPVFNAGRGSALTMEGQIEMDAAIMDGSTLRAGAVGAVKNILHPIRLARLVMEKTPHILIVGDGALRLARLYGLEEYPLESLSTERQRLQWKNAGFFPYEGDTVGAVAIDRNGNVAAATSTGGLAGKLPGRLGDTPLIGCGTYADNLAGAASATGTGEAIIMVVLAKTACDLMRQGLNPREAARIAIQILEERTGGQGGIILVNGEGQLGWAFNTEHMPIAFKEGDR; the protein is encoded by the coding sequence ATGAAGCCAGCGATCCTAGTCCACGGGGGTGCAGCCAAAGTCCCCAGCGAAATACTGACCGCCCGGGAAGAAGGGTGTCGCAGGGCAGTTCAGGCGGGCTGGAAAATCCTTGAGAGGGGTGGATCGGCTCTGGATGCCGTTGAAGCGGCGGTGATGGTCATGGAAGAAGACCCCGTCTTCAATGCGGGAAGAGGTTCTGCCCTAACCATGGAAGGACAAATAGAAATGGATGCAGCCATAATGGATGGCTCAACCCTTAGGGCGGGGGCCGTCGGGGCCGTGAAGAACATCCTGCATCCGATACGCCTGGCCCGCCTGGTAATGGAGAAGACCCCGCACATCCTGATCGTGGGCGATGGAGCTCTCAGACTGGCCAGGCTGTATGGTCTGGAAGAATATCCTCTGGAGAGCCTCTCCACAGAAAGGCAGAGGCTTCAGTGGAAAAATGCTGGCTTTTTCCCGTATGAAGGCGATACTGTTGGTGCTGTGGCCATTGACAGAAATGGCAATGTTGCTGCGGCTACATCCACCGGGGGCCTTGCAGGGAAACTCCCTGGCCGCCTCGGAGATACTCCCCTCATAGGCTGTGGCACCTACGCCGATAATCTGGCTGGTGCTGCTTCAGCCACCGGCACCGGTGAGGCAATAATAATGGTTGTTCTGGCTAAAACAGCCTGCGACCTCATGAGGCAGGGGTTAAATCCCCGCGAGGCTGCCCGGATAGCTATCCAGATCCTTGAGGAAAGAACGGGAGGCCAGGGTGGAATTATCCTGGTGAACGGGGAGGGCCAGCTGGGCTGGGCTTTCAATACCGAACACATGCCTATCGCCTTTAAGGAGGGCGATCGGTGA